One genomic segment of Hevea brasiliensis isolate MT/VB/25A 57/8 chromosome 3, ASM3005281v1, whole genome shotgun sequence includes these proteins:
- the LOC110641251 gene encoding transcription factor CSA, with the protein MSVQHLRSDNNSFSGCQNMNFLPPPAASQLYLARFGVMGKSRETETKNPQTGFQFLSHSMDQNGKPWSIQQVENRGTKRPHDGSDGIFGIQKKDLSLNLVEEEEPKSSAPGKNGHTKLCARGHWRPAEDAKLKELVAQYGPQNWNLIAENLEGRSGKSCRLRWFNQLDPRINRRSFTEEEEERLFAAHRLYGNKWAMIARLFPGRTDNAVKNHWHVIMARRHREQSSIYRRRKPSSSSQIAPPIKGLDVNLQNNACSDSTTISSTIDESASTCTDLSLSPSTKAPPNLLTRFSPQGAPMGSFAEKEVTMGNLDFDKFYFSRGKGFYQTGSMGVVMGQDQPGQSDSNSDVSATESVGTAVIGDNENGNGKINMTFIDFLGVGAT; encoded by the exons ATGAGTGTACAACACCTAAGGAGTGACAATAATAGTTTCAGTGGGTGTCAAAACATGAATTTTCTGCCTCCACCTGCCGCTTCTCAACTGTATCTCGCTAGATTTGGggtaatgggtaagtctagagaGACGGAAACCAAAAATCCTCAAACGGGGTTTCAGTTTTTGAGCCATTCAATGGACCAAAACGGAAAGCCATGGAGTATTCAACAGGTAGAAAACAGGGGAACTAAGAGGCCTCATGATGGGAGTGATGGGATTTTCGGAATTCAAAAGAAAGATCTGTCTTTGAATTTAGTTGAAGAAGAGGAGCCTAAGAGCTCTGCTCCTGGTAAAAATGGTCACACAAAGCTTTGTGCCCGAGGCCATTGGAGACCTGCTGAAGATGCCAAACTCAAAGAGCTTGTTGCCCAATACGGTCCTCAAAACTGGAATTTGATTGCTGAGAATCTTGAAGGAAGATCAG GGAAGAGCTGTAGATTAAGGTGGTTTAATCAGCTGGATCCAAGAATAAACAGGAGGTCTTTCACTGAGGAAGAAGAGGAGAGACTCTTCGCTGCTCATAGATTGTATGGTAACAAATGGGCTATGATTGCTCGGCTTTTCCCTGGCAGGACTGATAATGCTGTGAAGAACCATTGGCATGTGATCATGGCTAGGAGACATAGAGAACAATCCAGCATTTACAGGAGGAGGAAGCCCTCTTCTTCCTCACAAATCGCCCCACCCATCAAGGGACTTGATGTTAATTTGCAAAACAATGCTTGCAGTGATTCAACAACCATATCTAGCACCATTGATGAATCTGCCTCAACATGCACTGATCTCTCCCTTAGTCCTTCTACCAAAGCACCTCCTAACCTTCTCACTAGGTTCAGTCCCCAAGGAGCTCCCATGG GTTCATTTGCTGAGAAGGAAGTGACAAtgggaaatttggattttgacaaGTTCTATTTCAGTAGGGGCAAAGGATTCTATCAAACTGGGTCTATGGGAGTGGTTATGGGGCAGGACCAGCCTGGTCAGTCAGATTCAAACTCGGATGTGTCTGCAACTGAGTCAGTTGGCACAGCCGTGATCGGTGACAATGAAAATGGGAATGGGAAAATCAATATGACCTTTATTGACTTCCTCGGGGTAGGAGCTACATAA